A genomic segment from Variovorax paradoxus B4 encodes:
- a CDS encoding ArsC family reductase — protein MTTLYGIPNCDTVKRARTWLDDHGVAYTFHDFKKQGVPEAELDQWLKKPGWEALVNRRGTTWRKLDEATRNAVVDAASARAALLANPSLIKRPVVNWGPKTGVTTGFDAEAWAVNAV, from the coding sequence ATGACAACCCTCTACGGCATCCCGAATTGCGACACCGTCAAGCGCGCCCGCACCTGGCTCGACGACCACGGCGTCGCCTACACCTTCCACGATTTCAAGAAACAGGGCGTGCCCGAGGCCGAACTCGACCAGTGGCTGAAGAAGCCCGGCTGGGAGGCGCTGGTCAACCGCCGGGGCACCACCTGGCGCAAGCTCGACGAAGCCACCCGCAACGCGGTGGTCGACGCGGCTTCCGCCCGTGCGGCGCTGCTGGCCAACCCCAGCCTGATCAAGCGGCCCGTGGTCAACTGGGGTCCGAAAACCGGCGTTACGACGGGGTTCGACGCCGAAGCCTGGGCTGTGAACGCTGTGTAA
- a CDS encoding pyrimidine/purine nucleoside phosphorylase, whose product MTTTTDTLNSAAVATKANVYFDGKCVSHSLTLADGTKKSVGVILPSTLTFNTGAPEIMEGTAGSCEYLLSGSSEWVASGAGQKFSVPGNSSFQIRVTGEPYSYICHFG is encoded by the coding sequence ATGACGACGACTACCGACACTCTCAACAGCGCCGCAGTGGCGACCAAGGCCAATGTGTATTTCGACGGCAAGTGCGTGAGCCACAGCCTCACGCTGGCCGACGGCACGAAGAAATCGGTCGGCGTGATCCTGCCGTCCACCCTCACTTTCAATACCGGCGCCCCTGAAATCATGGAAGGCACGGCCGGCAGCTGCGAATACCTGTTGTCGGGCTCCAGCGAATGGGTGGCATCGGGCGCCGGGCAGAAGTTCAGCGTGCCGGGCAATTCGAGCTTCCAGATCCGGGTGACCGGCGAGCCCTACAGCTACATCTGCCATTTCGGCTGA
- the argG gene encoding argininosuccinate synthase has protein sequence MSTILQNVPAGQKVGIAFSGGLDTSAALHWMRNKGAIPYAYTANLGQPDEPDYDEIPRKAMQYGAEKARLIDCRSQLAAEGIAALQAGAFHVTTAGVTYFNTTPLGRAVTGTMLVSAMKEDDVHIWGDGSTYKGNDIERFYRYGLLTNPALKIYKPWLDQLFIDELGGRAEMSAFMTAAGFGYKMSAEKAYSTDSNMLGATHEAKDLEHLNSGIKIVNPIMGVAFWKDEVEVKREEVRVRFEEGRPVALNGKEYPDLVELILEANRIGGRHGLGMSDQIENRIIEAKSRGIYEAPGLALLFIAYERLVTGIHNEDTIEQYRDNGRKLGRLLYQGRWFDPQAIMLRETAQRWVARAITGEVTVELRRGNDYSLLNTESANLTYKPERLSMEKVEGAFTPLDRIGQLTMRNLDIIDTRDKLAIYSKTGLLSASQGASLPKLSNDDDRK, from the coding sequence ATGTCGACCATTCTCCAAAACGTTCCCGCCGGCCAGAAGGTCGGCATTGCCTTTTCGGGCGGCCTGGACACCAGCGCGGCGCTCCACTGGATGCGCAACAAGGGCGCGATTCCCTACGCCTACACCGCCAACCTCGGCCAGCCCGATGAGCCCGACTACGACGAGATCCCGCGCAAGGCGATGCAATACGGCGCCGAGAAGGCCCGGCTGATCGACTGCCGCAGCCAGCTGGCCGCCGAAGGCATCGCCGCGCTGCAGGCCGGCGCCTTCCACGTCACCACCGCGGGCGTCACCTACTTCAACACCACGCCCCTGGGCCGCGCCGTCACCGGCACGATGCTGGTCAGCGCAATGAAGGAAGACGACGTCCACATCTGGGGCGACGGCAGCACCTACAAGGGCAACGATATCGAGCGCTTCTACCGCTACGGCCTGCTCACCAACCCGGCGCTGAAGATCTACAAGCCCTGGCTCGACCAGCTCTTCATCGACGAGCTGGGCGGCCGCGCCGAGATGTCGGCCTTCATGACGGCCGCCGGTTTCGGCTACAAGATGTCGGCCGAGAAGGCCTACTCGACCGACTCCAACATGCTGGGCGCCACCCACGAGGCGAAGGACCTGGAGCACCTGAACAGCGGCATCAAGATCGTCAACCCGATCATGGGCGTCGCCTTCTGGAAGGACGAGGTCGAAGTCAAGCGTGAAGAGGTCCGGGTCCGCTTCGAGGAAGGCCGCCCGGTCGCCCTCAACGGCAAGGAATACCCCGACCTGGTCGAGCTCATCCTGGAAGCCAACCGCATCGGCGGCCGGCACGGCCTGGGCATGAGCGACCAGATCGAGAACCGCATCATCGAAGCCAAGAGCCGCGGCATCTACGAGGCGCCCGGCCTGGCGCTGCTGTTCATCGCCTACGAGCGGCTGGTGACCGGCATCCACAACGAAGACACCATCGAGCAGTACCGCGACAACGGCCGCAAGCTCGGCCGGCTGCTCTACCAGGGCCGCTGGTTCGACCCGCAGGCCATCATGCTGCGCGAGACCGCCCAACGATGGGTGGCACGCGCCATCACCGGTGAAGTGACAGTCGAACTGCGCCGCGGCAACGACTACTCGCTGCTCAACACCGAGTCGGCCAACCTGACCTACAAGCCCGAGCGCCTGAGCATGGAAAAGGTCGAAGGCGCCTTCACGCCGCTCGACCGCATCGGCCAGCTGACCATGCGCAACCTGGACATCATCGACACCCGCGACAAGCTGGCGATCTACAGCAAGACCGGGCTGCTGTCGGCAAGCCAGGGTGCCTCGCTGCCCAAGCTCTCGAACGACGACGACCGCAAGTAA
- a CDS encoding glycine-rich domain-containing protein, translated as MDLDFLHLNYRRRIAALVWAQRLVIVAGIAAAFLVPARWWASGLLFIAAFSFAALLSRIEISLRRQFIREARLPPFLVGKLRAAHPGLSRRDAELVLHGLRQFFMAHLRSGRKFVAMPSKVVDTAWHEFILHTQGYQNWCKAAFGGMLHHSPAEVLGKDPKRNDGLRRSWYWACKEESIDPRTPARLPLLFALDVKFGIPGGFDYVPDCKAIDRQSGSGAHCGTSFGESSSDGGGAGDAGGFGGSESSGSGDGGGGGDSSGGDGGGCGGGCGGGGGGD; from the coding sequence GTGGATCTCGACTTTCTCCACCTGAACTACCGGCGGCGCATCGCGGCACTGGTGTGGGCGCAGCGGCTCGTCATTGTGGCGGGCATCGCCGCGGCGTTCCTGGTTCCGGCGCGCTGGTGGGCATCCGGGCTGCTGTTCATCGCGGCCTTCAGCTTTGCGGCGCTGCTGAGCCGGATCGAAATCAGCCTGCGCCGCCAGTTCATCCGCGAGGCCCGGCTGCCGCCCTTCCTGGTCGGCAAGCTGCGCGCGGCCCATCCGGGGCTCAGCCGGCGCGACGCCGAACTGGTGCTGCACGGGCTGCGCCAGTTCTTCATGGCGCACCTGCGCAGCGGCCGCAAGTTCGTCGCCATGCCGTCCAAGGTGGTCGACACGGCCTGGCACGAGTTCATCCTGCACACGCAGGGCTACCAGAACTGGTGCAAGGCGGCCTTCGGCGGCATGCTGCACCACAGCCCGGCCGAGGTGCTGGGCAAGGACCCGAAGCGCAACGACGGCCTGCGCCGCAGCTGGTACTGGGCCTGCAAGGAAGAAAGCATCGATCCGCGCACGCCGGCGCGCCTGCCGCTCTTGTTCGCGCTCGACGTGAAGTTCGGCATTCCGGGCGGCTTCGACTACGTGCCCGACTGCAAGGCGATCGACCGGCAGAGCGGTTCCGGTGCCCATTGCGGCACCAGCTTTGGCGAGTCGTCGTCGGATGGCGGCGGCGCGGGCGATGCCGGCGGCTTCGGCGGCAGCGAATCGAGCGGCAGCGGCGATGGCGGCGGGGGGGGGGACTCCTCGGGCGGCGATGGCGGCGGCTGCGGTGGTGGGTGCGGAGGAGGCGGAGGCGGCGACTGA
- the murB gene encoding UDP-N-acetylmuramate dehydrogenase codes for MIVENNVPLQPYNSFGIVARAQNLVRIASEADVAELRADPRWRDAPRFVLGGGSNIVLTGDVKPLVLKVEIKGLRLVEETPRAWIVEAGAGEIWHDAVQWMLEHGYPGLENLALIPGTVGGAPVQNIGAYGVELQDRFDSLDAIDLDTGRSFTLDAAQCAFGYRDSVFKHVRSGPNDFGLSGRALITRVRFRLPKPWKAVVGYLDLERKMGETGNFTPSATDVFDWVCAIRRAKLPDWRVLGNAGSFFKNPTVTPEQCADIIARDPKIVHYPMDDGSIKLAAGWLIDACGWKGKSVGNAGVYERQALVLVNRGGLENPVTGGEVMTLAKAIQTSVYERFGIRLEPEPVVV; via the coding sequence ATGATCGTGGAGAACAACGTCCCGCTGCAGCCGTACAACAGCTTCGGCATCGTCGCGCGCGCGCAGAACCTGGTGCGCATCGCCAGCGAGGCGGACGTGGCCGAGCTGCGGGCCGACCCCCGCTGGCGCGACGCGCCCCGCTTCGTGCTGGGCGGCGGCAGCAACATCGTGCTCACCGGCGACGTCAAGCCGCTGGTGCTGAAGGTCGAGATCAAGGGGCTGCGGCTGGTCGAGGAGACTCCGCGCGCCTGGATCGTGGAGGCCGGCGCGGGCGAAATCTGGCACGACGCGGTGCAATGGATGCTCGAGCACGGCTATCCGGGCCTCGAGAACCTGGCGCTCATTCCGGGTACGGTGGGCGGCGCGCCGGTGCAGAACATCGGCGCCTACGGCGTCGAGCTGCAGGACCGGTTCGATTCGCTCGATGCCATCGACCTGGACACCGGGCGCAGTTTCACGCTCGATGCCGCGCAGTGCGCCTTCGGTTACCGCGACTCGGTGTTCAAGCACGTGCGCAGCGGGCCGAACGATTTCGGCCTGTCGGGCCGGGCGCTGATCACTCGCGTGCGCTTTCGCCTGCCCAAGCCCTGGAAGGCGGTGGTGGGCTACCTCGACCTCGAGCGCAAGATGGGGGAAACCGGCAACTTCACGCCCAGCGCCACCGACGTGTTCGACTGGGTCTGCGCCATTCGCCGCGCCAAGCTGCCCGACTGGCGGGTGCTCGGCAATGCCGGCAGCTTCTTCAAGAACCCCACGGTCACGCCCGAGCAGTGCGCCGACATCATTGCGCGCGACCCCAAGATCGTGCACTACCCGATGGACGACGGCAGCATCAAGCTCGCGGCCGGCTGGCTCATCGACGCCTGCGGCTGGAAGGGCAAGTCGGTCGGCAATGCCGGCGTCTACGAAAGGCAGGCGCTGGTGCTGGTGAACCGCGGCGGCCTCGAGAACCCGGTCACGGGCGGCGAGGTCATGACCCTGGCCAAGGCCATCCAGACCAGCGTGTACGAGCGTTTCGGCATCCGGCTGGAGCCGGAGCCGGTGGTCGTCTGA
- a CDS encoding YajQ family cyclic di-GMP-binding protein, which yields MPSFDTVCEPNLPEVKNAVENTAKEIATRFDFKGTAAAVELKDKEITMIGDAEFQLVQVEDILRAKLTKRSVDVRFLDKGDVQKIGGDKVKQVIKVKSGIESEQAKKITRIIKDSKLKVQAAIQGDAVRITGAKRDDLQAAMALIKKDVPDMPLSFNNFRD from the coding sequence ATGCCGTCTTTCGATACCGTCTGCGAGCCGAATCTGCCCGAAGTGAAGAATGCGGTCGAAAACACCGCCAAGGAAATCGCAACGCGCTTCGATTTCAAGGGCACGGCCGCCGCCGTCGAGCTCAAGGACAAGGAAATCACCATGATCGGCGACGCCGAGTTCCAGCTCGTGCAGGTCGAGGACATCCTGCGCGCCAAGCTCACCAAGCGCAGCGTCGACGTGCGCTTCCTCGACAAGGGCGACGTTCAGAAGATCGGCGGCGACAAGGTCAAGCAGGTCATCAAGGTGAAGAGCGGCATCGAATCCGAGCAGGCCAAGAAGATCACCCGCATCATCAAGGACAGCAAGCTCAAGGTGCAGGCGGCCATCCAGGGCGACGCGGTGCGCATCACCGGCGCCAAGCGCGACGACCTGCAGGCCGCCATGGCGCTCATCAAGAAAGACGTGCCCGACATGCCGCTGTCGTTCAACAACTTCCGCGACTGA
- a CDS encoding TIGR02281 family clan AA aspartic protease: MKALVVAAQLLAAAVGAHAASSVMLTGTIGSRAILIVNGAPPKTVAVGETFQGVKLVSLQAEQAVVELEGKRVNLRMDTPVSIGGGGGSGGGSRIVLPADSRGHFMTQGAINGRPVTFMLDTGATSIALSADDAQRIGLDYSKGQRIQISTANGMSTGYRLRLQSVRVGDVEVYDIDAIVSPQPMPFVLLGNSFINRFSMRRDADQMVLEKRY; this comes from the coding sequence ATGAAAGCCCTCGTCGTCGCAGCGCAGCTGTTGGCTGCCGCTGTCGGGGCGCATGCGGCCAGCTCCGTGATGCTGACCGGCACCATCGGCAGCCGCGCGATCCTGATCGTGAACGGCGCGCCCCCCAAGACCGTGGCGGTCGGCGAGACTTTCCAGGGCGTGAAGCTGGTGTCGCTGCAGGCCGAGCAGGCGGTGGTCGAGCTCGAGGGCAAGCGCGTCAACCTGCGCATGGATACGCCGGTCAGCATCGGAGGCGGGGGAGGCTCCGGCGGCGGCAGCCGCATCGTGCTGCCGGCCGACAGCCGCGGCCATTTCATGACGCAGGGCGCCATCAACGGCCGCCCCGTCACCTTCATGCTCGACACGGGCGCTACGTCCATCGCCTTGTCGGCCGACGACGCCCAGCGCATCGGCCTGGACTACAGCAAGGGGCAGCGCATCCAGATCAGCACTGCCAACGGCATGTCCACTGGCTACAGGCTGCGGCTCCAATCGGTGCGCGTGGGCGATGTTGAGGTGTACGACATCGACGCCATCGTCTCGCCGCAACCCATGCCCTTCGTGCTGCTGGGCAACAGCTTCATCAACCGCTTCTCGATGCGCCGCGACGCGGACCAGATGGTCTTAGAGAAACGCTATTGA
- a CDS encoding RidA family protein — translation MASITRFHVGPRLSETAVHNGTIYLAGQVPDDTSQDIRGQTTQVLAMVDRLLAEAGSDKSRILMTQIFLADITDITAMNEVWDAWIPAGNTPPRATVQAKMANAAYKIEIVVTAAQA, via the coding sequence ATGGCATCCATTACCCGCTTCCACGTCGGCCCGCGCCTGTCCGAGACGGCCGTGCACAACGGCACCATCTACCTCGCAGGCCAGGTGCCCGACGACACCTCGCAGGACATCCGCGGCCAGACCACGCAGGTGCTGGCCATGGTCGATCGCCTGCTGGCCGAGGCCGGCAGCGACAAGTCGCGCATCCTCATGACGCAGATCTTCCTGGCCGACATCACCGACATCACGGCCATGAACGAAGTGTGGGATGCGTGGATTCCCGCCGGCAACACCCCGCCGCGCGCAACGGTGCAGGCCAAGATGGCCAATGCGGCCTACAAGATCGAGATCGTGGTCACGGCCGCCCAGGCCTGA
- the plsY gene encoding glycerol-3-phosphate 1-O-acyltransferase PlsY — protein MSFHLPSLIAIVASYLIGSLSFAVIVSKTLGMADPRSYGSGNPGATNVLRSGNKGAALATLLLDALKGWLPVFLIRHFGAQWGLGEGVAALAGLAAFLGHLYPVFFGFQGGKGVATAAGVLVGIAPWLGLATGATWLIIAVFFRYSSLSSLVAAFFAPAYYLLGGNIAWPLDRTVLIAIIIMSLLLFWRHRENIRRLAAGTESKLGSKKKA, from the coding sequence TTGAGCTTTCATCTGCCGTCCCTCATTGCCATCGTGGCCTCGTACCTGATCGGCTCGCTGTCTTTCGCGGTCATCGTGAGCAAGACGCTCGGCATGGCCGACCCGCGCAGCTACGGCAGCGGGAACCCCGGTGCCACCAATGTGCTGCGCTCGGGCAACAAGGGCGCGGCGCTGGCCACGCTGCTGCTCGATGCGCTCAAGGGCTGGCTGCCGGTGTTCCTGATCCGCCATTTCGGCGCGCAGTGGGGCCTGGGCGAGGGCGTGGCTGCGCTGGCGGGCCTGGCGGCCTTCCTGGGCCACCTCTACCCGGTGTTCTTCGGTTTCCAGGGCGGCAAGGGCGTGGCCACGGCGGCCGGCGTGCTGGTGGGCATCGCGCCCTGGCTGGGGCTGGCCACCGGCGCCACCTGGCTGATCATCGCGGTGTTCTTCCGCTATTCGTCGCTGTCGTCGCTGGTGGCGGCCTTCTTTGCACCGGCGTATTACCTGCTGGGCGGAAACATTGCGTGGCCGCTCGACCGCACGGTGCTGATTGCGATCATCATCATGAGTCTGCTGCTGTTCTGGCGGCACCGCGAAAACATCCGCCGGCTCGCGGCCGGCACGGAGTCGAAACTCGGCTCGAAGAAAAAGGCTTGA
- a CDS encoding aminoacyl-tRNA deacylase translates to MSKNKNSHVSETPATQLLRANKVAFTEHPYEYLEHGGAQHSAAVLGFDPFTVVKTLVMQDQDAKPLIVLMHGNRTVSTKNLARQIGAKSVEPCKPEVAQRHSGYMVGGTSPFGTRRQMPVYIESTILELPRIAINGGRRGYLVGIDPQACVALLGAKPVQCALAE, encoded by the coding sequence GTGAGCAAAAACAAAAATTCCCACGTTTCCGAAACCCCCGCGACGCAGCTGCTGCGCGCGAACAAGGTCGCCTTCACCGAGCATCCATACGAGTACCTGGAGCACGGCGGCGCCCAGCACAGCGCCGCCGTGCTGGGCTTCGACCCCTTCACGGTGGTGAAGACGCTGGTGATGCAGGACCAGGACGCCAAGCCGCTGATCGTGCTGATGCACGGCAACCGCACCGTGTCGACCAAGAACCTCGCGCGGCAGATCGGCGCCAAGTCGGTCGAGCCCTGCAAGCCCGAGGTCGCGCAGCGCCACAGCGGCTACATGGTGGGCGGCACCTCGCCGTTCGGTACGCGGCGCCAGATGCCGGTCTACATCGAGTCGACCATCCTCGAACTGCCGAGGATCGCGATCAACGGCGGGCGGCGCGGCTACCTGGTGGGCATCGACCCGCAGGCGTGCGTCGCCTTGCTGGGCGCCAAGCCGGTGCAGTGCGCGCTGGCAGAATAG